A stretch of the Planktothricoides raciborskii GIHE-MW2 genome encodes the following:
- a CDS encoding GvpL/GvpF family gas vesicle protein: MKLYNLYTYAFLKPPIESLTLPVGIANPVLLITGGDLSAVVEPEVCLDTLQNDDECLIQAVLCHDRVICELFQQTTILPLRFGTSFLEADNLLNHLSSNAQEYQEKIEQLEGKGEYVLKCIPRKLEEPVLSSESRGRQYFLAKKQHYEAQQDFYILQGSEWQNFVHLVTQSYPSTIIIPSPGTESRIYLLVNFQEEPLLIEQVLHWQKACPRWELQLGQVSPPYHFT, encoded by the coding sequence ATGAAATTGTATAATTTATATACTTACGCTTTTTTAAAACCCCCAATAGAGAGCTTAACATTGCCGGTGGGAATTGCTAACCCAGTGTTACTGATAACTGGTGGAGACCTCTCAGCCGTAGTCGAACCCGAAGTTTGTTTAGACACTTTACAAAATGATGATGAATGCTTGATTCAAGCCGTTTTATGTCATGATCGCGTCATCTGCGAATTATTTCAGCAAACGACTATTTTACCCTTACGTTTTGGCACATCTTTTTTAGAGGCAGACAATTTACTGAACCATCTTAGTTCTAATGCCCAAGAATATCAAGAAAAAATTGAACAACTTGAGGGAAAAGGGGAATATGTTTTAAAATGTATTCCGCGTAAGCTAGAGGAGCCTGTACTCTCTTCTGAGAGCCGGGGAAGACAATATTTTTTAGCTAAAAAACAGCACTATGAAGCCCAACAAGACTTTTATATTCTGCAAGGTTCAGAATGGCAAAATTTCGTTCATTTAGTTACCCAAAGCTATCCATCAACGATTATTATTCCTTCTCCGGGTACGGAATCACGAATTTATCTTTTAGTCAATTTTCAAGAAGAACCTTTACTAATCGAGCAAGTCTTGCATTGGCAAAAAGCTTGCCCCAGGTGGGAATTACAATTAGGGCAAGTTTCTCCACCCTATCACTTTACTTAA
- a CDS encoding gas vesicle protein codes for MTTTRVPSPIKPKISTMPRKQSEASQQLELYKLITEKQRIQKELKFMEQRIQQLKNRLTVLDHQIESTEQNIQDLREVNPSLPKGMHSSKTVAQSSNNFQAFYLEY; via the coding sequence ATGACAACCACTCGTGTACCCAGCCCAATTAAACCTAAAATTAGCACTATGCCTCGGAAGCAATCTGAAGCATCTCAGCAACTTGAGCTTTATAAGTTAATTACTGAAAAACAACGCATCCAAAAAGAATTAAAATTTATGGAGCAGCGCATTCAGCAATTAAAAAATCGTCTAACGGTTCTGGATCATCAAATTGAGAGTACAGAACAGAATATTCAAGATTTGCGTGAAGTCAATCCTAGTTTACCTAAAGGGATGCATTCCTCTAAAACTGTTGCTCAATCCTCTAATAATTTTCAAGCCTTTTACCTAGAATATTAA
- a CDS encoding gas vesicle protein GvpG: protein MFLDILCFPVTGPIGGLMWIGEKIQERANTEYDDTENLHKLLLALQLAYDLGDISEEEFEIKEEELLLKIQALEEEAVENQSEYSL, encoded by the coding sequence ATGTTTCTTGATATTTTATGCTTTCCGGTTACTGGACCGATTGGTGGTTTGATGTGGATCGGGGAGAAAATTCAAGAGCGTGCAAATACGGAATATGATGACACAGAAAATTTACACAAACTTTTATTAGCCTTGCAACTGGCTTATGATCTGGGCGATATTTCTGAGGAAGAGTTTGAAATTAAGGAAGAAGAACTGTTATTAAAAATTCAAGCCTTAGAAGAAGAAGCTGTAGAAAACCAGTCTGAATATTCTCTCTAA
- a CDS encoding GvpL/GvpF family gas vesicle protein — translation MAVGLYLYGIFADQIPDKIVLSGIDNEPVHCEVIDGFSFLYSVAHKEKYLASRRYLICHEKVLESVMEAGFRTLLPLRFGLVVKTWETVAEQLINPYKNQLKELFAKLSGKREVSIKIFWDSQSELQRALESNPELKQQRDAMMGKNLTMEEIIHIGQLIEGTLFQRKQDIIQVFREQLSHCAQEMVESEPMTDDMIYNAAYLIPWDQEPEFSQKVEAIDQEFGERLRIRYNNLTAPYTFAQLM, via the coding sequence ATGGCGGTTGGTCTTTATTTATATGGAATATTTGCTGATCAGATTCCTGACAAAATAGTTTTGTCAGGGATTGATAATGAACCCGTTCACTGTGAGGTGATTGACGGTTTTAGTTTTCTCTACTCCGTTGCTCATAAAGAAAAATATTTGGCATCTCGTCGGTATTTAATTTGCCATGAAAAAGTATTAGAAAGCGTGATGGAAGCCGGATTTAGAACTTTGCTTCCATTGCGGTTTGGATTAGTTGTAAAAACCTGGGAAACGGTGGCAGAACAATTAATTAACCCGTATAAAAATCAACTGAAAGAATTATTTGCTAAATTGTCAGGCAAACGAGAAGTTAGCATTAAGATTTTTTGGGATAGCCAGTCAGAATTACAAAGGGCTTTGGAGTCTAATCCTGAGTTAAAGCAACAACGGGATGCGATGATGGGGAAAAACTTAACAATGGAAGAAATTATCCATATAGGTCAACTCATAGAAGGCACTTTATTTCAACGGAAACAAGATATTATTCAAGTCTTTAGAGAGCAATTAAGTCATTGTGCTCAAGAGATGGTCGAAAGCGAGCCGATGACCGATGACATGATTTATAATGCAGCTTATTTAATTCCTTGGGATCAAGAGCCTGAATTTAGCCAGAAAGTTGAAGCGATCGATCAAGAGTTTGGCGAGCGCTTGCGAATTCGCTATAACAATTTAACCGCACCCTATACCTTTGCCCAACTCATGTAA
- a CDS encoding gas vesicle protein K, with protein sequence MTLVCTPYDSANEALLTRPESNSKAGLAPLLLTVVELVRQLLEAQIIRRMEGGIISESDLDRAAESIQKLQEQILHLCEIFEVDPKELNINLGEFGTLLPEPGSYYPGEDSTKPSVLELVDRLLNTGVVVEGNVDLGLAKLDLIHLKLRLVLTSQPV encoded by the coding sequence ATGACACTTGTTTGCACACCTTATGATTCTGCTAATGAGGCTTTGCTGACCCGTCCAGAAAGTAATAGTAAAGCCGGTTTAGCACCTTTACTGTTAACTGTCGTGGAATTGGTACGCCAATTGCTCGAAGCCCAAATCATTCGCCGGATGGAAGGCGGAATTATCAGTGAGTCTGATTTAGATAGAGCCGCAGAAAGTATCCAAAAATTACAAGAACAGATTCTCCATTTGTGTGAAATTTTTGAAGTTGATCCAAAAGAGTTAAATATCAATCTAGGAGAATTTGGTACTCTTTTACCAGAGCCAGGAAGTTATTACCCAGGAGAAGATAGTACCAAACCTTCAGTATTGGAATTGGTTGATCGACTTTTAAATACAGGAGTTGTTGTTGAAGGGAATGTTGATTTAGGTTTAGCAAAACTTGATTTAATTCATCTAAAACTGCGTTTAGTTTTAACTTCTCAGCCCGTTTAA
- the gvpN gene encoding gas vesicle protein GvpN, whose translation MTVAEPQTRRSVLRVRPGQFVVTPSIHQITVRALRYLHSGFSIHLRGPAGTGKTTLAMHLANCLARPVMLIFGDDDFTSSDLIGSQSGYTHKKLMDNYIHSVLKVEDELKHNWVDSRLTMACREGFTLVYDEFNRSRPEVNNVLLSALEEKILTLPPSSNQPDYLQVHSQFRAIFTSNPEEYCGVHATQDALMDRLVTINMPEPDELTQTEIIAQKTGIRREDALFIVNLVKTFRLETAAEKTSGLRSCLMIAKVCAEHDIVATPDHADFRDICADVLLSRTNLSIDKSTTILWEILNGNPTESLPVVEETERPDASALPPDPLKEHEQKIYHYLEQTHKASFHEIYKTLNLKQNQAEKAIRSLLQKNLLKQQDQFYILFE comes from the coding sequence ATGACAGTTGCTGAACCTCAAACAAGAAGATCCGTCCTCCGCGTTCGCCCTGGTCAATTTGTCGTTACGCCTTCGATTCATCAAATTACAGTCCGGGCATTACGTTACCTGCACTCTGGTTTTTCCATTCATCTGCGTGGCCCTGCCGGAACGGGGAAAACCACACTGGCTATGCACCTGGCCAATTGTTTAGCCAGACCTGTAATGCTGATTTTCGGAGATGATGACTTTACCAGTTCCGATTTAATTGGCAGTCAGTCTGGTTATACCCACAAAAAACTGATGGATAACTATATCCACAGCGTTCTCAAAGTTGAGGACGAACTCAAACACAACTGGGTGGATTCTCGATTGACGATGGCCTGTCGAGAAGGATTTACCTTAGTTTATGATGAATTTAACCGTTCTCGACCCGAAGTTAACAACGTTTTACTCTCTGCCTTAGAAGAAAAAATCCTGACCCTGCCACCGAGTAGTAATCAACCCGATTACCTGCAAGTCCATTCTCAATTTCGGGCAATTTTTACCTCCAACCCGGAAGAATATTGTGGGGTTCATGCTACCCAAGACGCCTTAATGGATCGGTTGGTGACAATTAATATGCCTGAACCGGATGAACTGACTCAGACTGAAATTATCGCCCAAAAAACAGGAATTCGTCGAGAAGATGCCTTATTTATTGTCAACCTCGTCAAAACCTTCCGTCTGGAAACTGCGGCGGAAAAAACGTCAGGTTTGCGCTCTTGTTTAATGATTGCCAAAGTCTGCGCTGAACACGATATTGTGGCTACCCCAGACCACGCAGATTTCCGCGATATTTGTGCAGATGTTCTCTTGTCGCGCACGAATTTATCCATTGATAAATCGACAACCATTTTATGGGAAATTCTCAACGGCAATCCGACAGAATCCTTACCCGTTGTAGAGGAAACGGAGCGTCCAGATGCCAGTGCGTTACCTCCTGATCCTTTAAAGGAACATGAACAAAAAATTTATCATTATTTGGAGCAAACCCACAAAGCCAGCTTTCATGAAATTTACAAAACTTTAAACCTCAAGCAAAATCAAGCAGAAAAAGCTATTCGTTCTTTACTGCAAAAGAACTTGCTGAAACAACAAGACCAGTTTTATATTCTTTTTGAGTGA
- the gvpC gene encoding gas vesicle protein GvpC, with product MPALMEKFRQERLSIAEQVAELCQETQAFLSDAKTKRQLQAEEQAIFLREFYQKLQQENRVFLTATQKERLSQAKKQANFLRQFHQKLQQENRLFLTATQKQRLAQAKQQKEDLRKFRQELSIYIFGK from the coding sequence ATGCCTGCTCTCATGGAAAAATTCCGACAGGAGCGTTTGTCAATTGCTGAACAAGTAGCTGAACTCTGCCAAGAGACCCAAGCTTTTCTGTCGGATGCCAAAACTAAAAGGCAACTGCAAGCTGAGGAGCAAGCGATTTTTTTGCGCGAATTTTACCAAAAATTGCAACAAGAAAACCGCGTGTTCTTAACAGCTACCCAAAAAGAACGCCTATCTCAAGCGAAAAAACAAGCGAATTTCCTGCGCCAATTTCACCAAAAATTGCAACAAGAAAACCGTCTGTTTTTAACAGCTACCCAAAAACAACGTTTAGCTCAAGCGAAACAGCAAAAAGAAGATTTGCGTAAATTTCGCCAAGAGTTGTCTATCTATATTTTTGGAAAATAA
- the gvpA gene encoding gas vesicle structural protein GvpA, with protein sequence MAVEKTNSSSSLAEVIDRILDKGIVIDAWARVSLVGIELLAVEARVVIASVETYLKYAEAVGLTQSAAVPA encoded by the coding sequence ATGGCTGTCGAAAAAACTAATTCTTCTTCTAGCTTGGCTGAAGTTATTGACCGGATTCTTGACAAAGGGATCGTTATTGATGCTTGGGCTCGCGTCTCTCTGGTCGGAATTGAATTATTGGCTGTTGAAGCCCGAGTCGTGATCGCTTCTGTTGAAACCTACCTGAAATATGCTGAAGCCGTTGGTCTGACTCAATCGGCTGCGGTTCCTGCCTAA
- the sipA gene encoding regulatory protein SipA, with product MSQEIAVGKKVKVVGLPPYIKTAEPIPMLRPPNVIRIGEEGIVIEQKAINSWAVRFEKAAFLIDSQYIELVD from the coding sequence ATGTCTCAAGAGATTGCTGTCGGCAAAAAAGTCAAAGTAGTAGGACTACCCCCCTATATTAAAACAGCGGAACCCATCCCAATGCTGCGGCCTCCTAATGTAATTCGCATAGGGGAAGAAGGCATCGTCATTGAACAAAAAGCGATAAATTCTTGGGCGGTTCGGTTTGAGAAAGCGGCGTTTTTAATTGATAGTCAATATATTGAATTAGTGGACTAG
- a CDS encoding alpha/beta hydrolase, with protein MSLQANIIPPANGQDPQGAIVLLHGWGANLHDLAPLGLALNLPEYQFIFPDAPFPHHTVPGGQMWYDLESENYFGLAESRQMLIDWLKSLESQTGVPLSRTILSGFSQGGAMILDVGVRIPVAGLVSMSGYLHAAPEPVGDRLPPMLIMHGSNDPVVPLQAARQAREMYLMLGASVKYHEFEMSHEICPQEITLMRNFIHQVISPKPTVEQSVDKS; from the coding sequence GTGTCATTACAAGCAAACATCATTCCTCCCGCAAACGGTCAAGACCCCCAAGGCGCAATCGTCTTATTGCACGGTTGGGGTGCGAATTTACACGATTTAGCCCCCCTCGGACTGGCATTAAACTTACCGGAGTACCAATTTATTTTTCCTGATGCCCCATTCCCCCATCACACGGTCCCCGGTGGTCAAATGTGGTACGACTTAGAAAGTGAGAATTATTTTGGGTTAGCGGAAAGTCGGCAAATGCTCATAGACTGGCTGAAATCCCTAGAAAGTCAAACGGGTGTGCCACTTTCTCGGACGATTTTAAGCGGATTTTCCCAAGGGGGGGCGATGATCCTGGATGTGGGAGTGAGAATTCCTGTCGCGGGTTTAGTCTCCATGAGTGGTTATTTGCACGCCGCCCCGGAACCTGTGGGCGATCGCCTGCCACCGATGTTAATCATGCACGGCAGCAACGATCCGGTTGTGCCATTGCAGGCAGCCCGTCAAGCCCGAGAAATGTACCTGATGTTAGGGGCATCGGTAAAATACCATGAATTTGAGATGAGCCATGAAATTTGCCCACAAGAGATTACCCTGATGCGTAATTTTATTCACCAAGTAATCTCCCCCAAACCCACCGTTGAACAAAGCGTAGATAAATCTTGA
- a CDS encoding DUF2555 domain-containing protein: MVNSTISTDDLAAVTEDQVKSLAARLDLDEYDNAFDGLNDWHLLRAIAFHRPELVEPYIYLLDLEAYDEA, from the coding sequence ATGGTAAATTCGACAATTTCCACAGACGATCTTGCAGCAGTGACAGAAGATCAGGTAAAAAGTCTCGCTGCACGTCTCGATCTAGATGAGTATGACAATGCTTTTGATGGCTTAAATGACTGGCATCTACTCAGGGCGATCGCATTCCATCGACCTGAACTCGTAGAACCTTACATTTACCTTCTGGATCTAGAAGCCTACGACGAAGCATAA
- a CDS encoding 4Fe-4S single cluster domain-containing protein: MTLLNLAEICPVTRTLGPGQRFALWVQGCCFNCGDCISPEWIPQIQAHLVEPTILAQTILSVPGTEGVTISGGEPMLQAAGLSELLTELRQQKDLSIICFTGFTLEQLLAKSDRNIQRFLLQLDVLIDGQYMAELNDNQGWRGSANQVVHFLTDRHLPEVDLFRDRPRNVEIHLRHDAALMVGIPPHNFSQHFRQAIDVASGKT, encoded by the coding sequence ATGACTTTATTAAATCTCGCAGAAATTTGTCCAGTCACCCGCACCTTGGGACCCGGACAACGGTTTGCTCTTTGGGTTCAAGGTTGTTGTTTTAACTGTGGCGATTGTATTTCTCCAGAATGGATTCCCCAGATACAGGCGCACTTGGTAGAACCCACGATTTTAGCCCAGACTATTTTATCGGTTCCTGGCACTGAAGGGGTGACGATTTCTGGGGGAGAACCGATGTTACAGGCTGCGGGTTTAAGCGAATTATTAACCGAATTGCGCCAACAGAAAGATTTATCAATTATTTGTTTTACTGGCTTTACTTTAGAGCAGCTATTGGCGAAATCTGACCGAAATATTCAGCGGTTTTTGCTCCAGTTGGATGTCTTGATTGATGGGCAATATATGGCAGAATTGAATGATAATCAAGGGTGGCGCGGTTCGGCGAATCAAGTGGTACATTTTCTCACAGACCGACATTTACCCGAAGTGGATTTATTTCGCGATCGCCCCCGAAATGTGGAAATTCATCTGCGCCATGATGCTGCCTTAATGGTGGGCATTCCTCCCCATAATTTTTCCCAACATTTTCGCCAGGCAATCGATGTGGCTTCCGGCAAAACCTAG
- a CDS encoding transaldolase family protein, which translates to MAIYLDSAIASEAEIARRMGWVKGITTNPTLLAKSQQPPETTLIQLASLTPGPVFYQVTAMDYEGMIAEGQAAYEIIGNQTILKIPATPVGFEVVASLSWEITCSVTAIYHPIQAAIASEAGAKIAIAYVNRATRLLGDGIALVRDMAAILKGTDTEILAASIKSPEEAALALQAGADHLTLPLAMLQAIATHDLSEKTVAEFNQNGIGLKTLELAPDINTDMDLDMDMDMDI; encoded by the coding sequence ATGGCCATTTATCTGGATTCGGCGATCGCCTCTGAAGCGGAAATCGCCCGCAGGATGGGTTGGGTCAAGGGCATCACCACCAATCCTACCTTATTAGCAAAAAGCCAACAACCCCCAGAAACAACCCTAATTCAATTAGCCAGCTTAACCCCTGGGCCAGTATTTTATCAGGTGACGGCGATGGATTATGAGGGGATGATCGCCGAAGGACAAGCAGCTTATGAAATCATTGGCAACCAAACAATTTTGAAAATTCCGGCGACTCCCGTAGGCTTTGAAGTGGTGGCATCTTTATCTTGGGAAATTACCTGTTCGGTCACGGCAATTTATCATCCCATTCAAGCGGCGATCGCCTCAGAAGCGGGGGCAAAAATCGCGATCGCTTATGTTAACCGGGCAACTCGGTTATTAGGAGATGGCATTGCCCTAGTCCGAGATATGGCTGCAATTCTCAAAGGTACAGATACAGAAATTTTAGCCGCCAGTATTAAATCCCCAGAAGAAGCTGCCTTAGCCTTGCAAGCGGGGGCGGATCATTTAACCCTACCCTTGGCCATGTTACAGGCGATCGCCACCCACGATCTCTCAGAAAAAACCGTCGCCGAATTTAATCAAAATGGCATTGGCTTAAAAACATTAGAACTTGCCCCAGATATCAATACGGATATGGATCTGGATATGGATATGGATATGGATATTTAG